TCGCTCGTGGATGGGCTCTCCTGTGGCTTATTGTCTTCTGAATCCAGGGGGGCCTGGCCCTCGATGCGCTGCTCACATATATAGAGGCTCATCAGTCTGTGTTGGCGCGCTTTCGGTTTTCAGTGAGAAGCAAGTAGGAACTCGAGACACGATCGAGCTGCTGCACACCTTCAAGAAGCGGGCATGGAAGATGGGGCGCTTGTCGGGGTTGTTGGCGCACTCGTCGAGAATCCTGCGGTGCAGCAGCACGTCCTCCGGCTTGTCGACGTCCAAATCGATGGAGTAGCTGCTAATATAATTGCCGGGACATGGAAGTCAACCGGACCAAGCATGCAGATGCAGGTGAGAAGAGAGATGAGATGACGCGCTGACCTCGCCGGCAGCCTCTCGAAGTGCCGGTGGAGCTGTTGGAGGAAGACCGACGGGTCTGAGACGACCTCCTCGATTCCCTTGGCCATGAGACGGTCGAAGATCTCCTTCCGGATGTCagtgtagccgccgccgccgcccgaggagGCCccccggtcggcggcggcggcggaaggccaGGAGCTCTCGCCCACGCGCTCCTCGATGCCATCGTCCTCCATCGCCTACGGCTCGGTCATAGCAGCAAAGCAAGTGCAGCTAGGGTTTAGGGGcggaggatgcggcggcggcggcgagatagAAAGTCCGATGGCGACGGCGAAACGGGCGGGCGGCGGATTCCGAGCCGAGGAGGGGATCGTTTTGGCAGAATCTTGTGGCGGAAGCCGGCGGCCCCGTATTTAtagaggcgaggcgaggcgaggcgatcgAGCGGTGGGGGCAGTTTGGTACTTGCCGGTgacgtcgccggccggccaaaAGGCAGAGACGAGGAGACGAGCAGAGTGGCCtcctgtgttgtgtgtgtgtgagattgATCAATGCTTCTTGTTCTGGCtccgacccgccgccggcgtggggccCTTGTCCAATTCGAAAACCACTTTCCGGCTAGCCGGAGAGGATGGCCGGAGCATATGCCTTTCCGTGCGCGACTATCGGAGATTGAACGGACACCAAGATATAATCGGTGGGACCCGCTTTCGTGTACTTAGTTTTGGCATTATCGTGCCCTCCTTTCCATTTCTTGTTAATTATACAGTATACTCAGATACTCACGACACACGTATACTTAGACTAGTctcaataaaaatttcatggcaTTAAATTCTATGCCGCATCATCAATTTTAGTTTCATGAGAAGTTTTATGGCATTAAATTCTATACCAcgtcatcaattttgctgacattgCGAGAAGAGAGAACGAGAGAGTTTTATGTGATAAGAGAGGAGTTTCATCTTTATAAAACTCATCTGGTTGAACCTCAGGACTTGTATGATTGTAAAGCTACAAGATAGATAGTACAAAGTTTAATCTGTTTGAACCCCATGGCTTTTATAATTGGTAAGTTATAAACATAAGAAGTTATTATTAGGTTAATTAAGAGCACACAAAGTCAAGGGTTAGAACAAATTAACCTGCCGCCTGAGATTTTGACCTAGTCTACTCCGCGTCTCAAAATTAACCTGCCGGTGCTGGCCGTCCgtgtcagttttttttttttttgcacgagCCGTCCATGTCAGTTGATACTCTTCTTCGTTCTCTCTGGAGATTCCGAGCGACAGCATCCGGAGATTCCACCAAGCAACTGTCTGGACCCGAGATTCCGCGCTTGACCTCACCCAAACTTTCGATCTGCCGTGCTCATCAAGCTGCTGGAGAGATGGACAGGACATGCAAGCAATCAGAGAGACGGTCGGGACGGGATCATCGCTGGCCGCTACAGGCCATGGAGAAGCTGCCTGCTGATCGATTCTTCTGGGCTTGAATTGAATTGGCGGGGATTCAGGCACGGAGGTTGCTGTCTGCCTGTCGTCAGGTCAGGTTCCGACATGCACCGTCACTTGGCTAGGGTCTTGTTTGGTAGCACGCATATTtttcgaaaaaagaatctcgtatgtatggagtactaaataagtctatttgtaaaatcttttcagAGATTAGCGTAACTTTTTGccacgaatctaatgatagtaattaatcgatgattggctatagtaactttcctctaatcatgcggtcaaatgcctcattaaaTTCTTCAGGGTTTCTAGCGCAAGAATTGTGAAATTGGTTTTATAAACTGTCTTAATTTAATACCGATAATTAACGATCAAAGTTCCATGGCACAACTTGCTAGGAACCAAACAGAGCCGGGCCTAGCAACCTCGATGCCACTTCTTGTTTTCTAGCCCTAGACCCCTAGTGGAGTGGAGGAGGGCTCAAGTGTTGTTTATGCCCGCCCGCCCCGCCCGTATTACAATAAGAAACAGGTTAATTAAGAGCAGAGATTGGCTGATTACACGCAGCAAGTTGTTGATCGACTAGTGTGAGAGAGTGGTTTGGCAATGTTAATCAGAGCAAGCAACGACGTCGTGGCACCGACGGTTCCCATTTAGAAAGCTACTCATCGTCACTTAATAATAATTGTTTCTTCTCAAGGCCATCGAGAGAGAGTGTTTCTTCTCAAAatctcctcctccaccctccATTCCTTCCTAGGGTGTGTCTAGGGAGCCCTCTATTATAGTTAGAATTGAGAGCTATTGCTAGAGTTGAAGCAAAGTCCCTGTAAAATAGATACTGCCCCATTTAGCATTTAGAGGATCTGATTTATAGGCTAtcgctggagatgctcttaaacAACTATTAGAACATTTTGTTTGAGTCCAGTTGGGACACATTGCTTGCGCTCCACTCTGGTTTATTTTGGTGCCTCGCTTTTTTGTCTCTTGAGAACCAATGCAATGCGGCCGGCGTCTAGCAGCTTGCTTTGTTGCCATCACCACCACACCACCACcgaggggaagagagagagagggccggCTCACAATGCAAATTTAACCAAgttgtgaacgaaggagagaaAAGTACCTAGCATGCAGCAACCAAAGAGAGGTGAAAGCTTTAGATGTGACATGCATCCAGTGCGACAAGGAACGAAGAGTCGGTCAAGGCTCAGGTGTTGTTTGGTTCTCAAGATTTTTTTAGTTCCCGTCACATCAAAatgaattttactattttagaatatcaaataaattctatttatatttttttgacagctgagtgctaatttgcgagacgaatctaatgagcataattaatctataatttggtacagtgatgctatagtaatcatccgttaatcatgaattaatataccttattagattcgtctggcAGTTTAGCCTCAGGATTCTAtagttaattttataattaacttttatttaatacttctaaatactaaaattctttttgatgtgacacAGACTAAAATTTAATTCATAGAACCAAACAACTCCTCAAAAGTACTTGTAATGGGCAGGTGCAGGTACCAAAGGTCCAAAGCTGATGCAGCCACCTAGGATGTCCAATGGGGGATTGGATTGAATGATTAGCTAGGTGGAGAGGAATCAAGTGGGTAAATCAGACATGAGCAGCTGCTGATCAGAAAGAATCCCGTGCCGAGTCATTTCCATTTAGATTAGTATTACGTGCGGCATCACTCACCTGGCCAATACAGGACTCACAGCTTCTGGAAATATAATATTGTGGTGCTGAGTCTTACcacccaaaaaaatttctacattattcatcacatcgaatcttcggacatatgtatagagcattaaatatagttgaaagaAATAActcattacacagtttaactgtaaaCGACGAGACGGATTTTTTAAgcataattagttcataattgaacattaattgtcaaataataacgaCAGTGCTATAGTCTTAAAATCAAAAAATTTCgcaaactaaacaaggcccaaATACTCTATCAAAACACAAGACCACGTACACTTGGGAGACCAGCCATATATAATACCAGCGCTACCGGCTACATACAGAATCACGGTCCAAAACAGAACAGGAACATGACCTATGTGCAAGCCAGGTTCTGTTCTTTTGTACCGTCTCCGTAATGCTAGCTTACAGCTTCGATCAATGAAATGCAGTAGGTGGTAGATATTCTGCTAAatccatttatttatttataataaTGTCATGCCAGCCAAAGATTATGCACAAACAACGCACGCacatttatcaaaaaaaaaaacccgcaCGCAGCACATGCGTTATGCGTAGAGTGGCAGACAAAGCTCAGGCAATGGCGTCAGCACATACGAAATTCTCAATGAGTTAGTATATATTAATCTATAAGCTCCTTTTGTTTCCAACCCAGTCAAGTCCAAATAAAACTACTCATCCGTACTGTATAGACCatttcattttaaaaaaaataaatacataCCAAGCAATCACAACGGAAGTGCTTGGTCGCTCATAGGTCTGTTTGGCACTACGGGCATAAACAGCCGTCTTCAGGCACCAGGTAACCAAGATCGTATAAAATCATTCAGTTGACACCCAATTCATAACATGAATCACAAGAGAATTTTTACAACGATTGAGAAAAATGATGCCAGCTGATCTCTTTCTCCTGCCCTTGTCTAATATTGCCTTCCAACAGCTGACTGCTCTAGCTGAAGATTTAAGTAATGTGCAAGCCTCCACTGAAAATGATGTCTGGTCATACATTTGGGGTACTCCTTTCTTCTCCTCGTCAAAGGCTTACACCCATCTCACGGGACACAGAATGATTCATGCAGCATTTAAGTGGCTCTGGAATTCGACATGTCAAAATAAGCacaggttttttttttctggcttCTGTCGAAAGATTGTCTTAGCACAAGAGCTCTACTTAAAAGACGTAACATGATACTTCCTGACTATAGTACTGTGTGTGCTGTGCAAACCAAGTTGAAGAATCTTCAGAGCATCTCTTCATCCATTGTCCTTTTGCACAATCCTGCTGGGCTACTTTAGGCATCCAGGTAGGACAAGATGATCCCTTCTCCACCCTTGAACAGATTAAACTTCAGCTGAATGTACCTTTCTTCATGGAGATCATCATTCTGATGTGCTGGTGTATTTGGATGTGTGTTCGAGAAAAGTATTTGGATGCAAAGGAATGACCTGATTTTTAGAGGAATTCAACCCACAGCTGCTTCAAGTCTTCTTCATTTCAAGAAGGAATTTGCCTTAGTTATCCTAAGAGCAAAAATTAGGATTAAAACTTCTATGTCTTCATGGTTAGAGcaatttgttttattttctttGTCTCTTTCTTTGTTTCCTGAACTTTTTGTGATTGTGCCCGCTTTGTTCCTTCTATTTTATATATAATCAGTAAGGGGGTTTACCCCTCCTGTTTCTTAaaaaaatgattgaaaaaaataaaagtcaTCAATCTGATAGAATCGTACGGTGGTCAAGATAGGATGTACCTTTAAGTATCTAAAGTATCTAGACTAAAGTATTTGGTGGTACAAAAATATGGGACCGAGTACCAAAAAAAAGTGAGACCggatactaatttaatttaatatttGTAAATACTTTCTATAGATCAACGGTCACAAAAATTCAAGGTAAAAGTATCAAAAAGTATTCATTGGTACTTCACAATCATTGTAACAAAGCTCAAATCACAAACATCATTCATTTGACACCTGATTcataaacaaacaaaaaatgatATAATGCTCATAGTTACTGGCTCAGATGGTATATAGGACATCGATCACAAGTGAACGGTAATATTGGTTATTTTTATAAGTCAAGGTTCCCATGCCTCAGGCTACACTTCCATTCATCACGAACATCAGGCAAGGAAAATCTACACTATTGAAAATGATAAGAATCATGATAGCAACACAGCAATGACTTTgaaccctttttttttttgctgacaGAAGAGCTTGCTGCAAGACTTACTTGTTTATCACGCAATGCAGCACGTGCTTACATAGGGTTACTATTTCATAGTAGCAGATACATGGATAGGTCAAGATGAGAGTGATAGGAGTAGGACATGTCCATGCAACCCAACCGCAGTATTCTTGCAACAAGTTGAGCAGTGAGCAAGCAAAACAGTACTAAAAATAAGGGAAGATAGCCATACAGACAAAGAAAACGATCACAGCTCAAAGAGATCTGCTCCGATTGTCACAAGTTTAAGATAGTTGACCATCATCCTGGGCAAGATATGCCTATGAGGACTTTCACATTAAAAAATGACGATTGCACAAGCAAATTAAATTTCTGAGATCAAAAAAATTGCTGGAGACTCTTGCAACTGTGAATGAAACTATGAATTATTGGCTTGACAGCTTTCTGAGATGCTTCACTGTCAATTTGGAATTAAATGATTCCGTATGTTATTATGTACCACATTGATTTAGTATGAATGCTTACTTCAGATCATTATTTCTTGTAAGAACTCCACTTTTGAAGAGTCCCTTAACATGGTCGGCTCTAAGGAACTTTATTGTGGCATTCATATATACCATGATAAGTTTCTCAGAATCTGCAGACAGAGCACATACACAACCTCTTCATTGCTGAACTATCTTCAGGTCTTACCATGTATATATAatcaaaatattatttttttaaaatgcaGCGGCTTATGTTTATTCAGGGTGTTCCCATATCAAACCATTTCCTTAATAGGTAATGCATATAAAGGGCAAGAAATTGACACTGGAAGTTCAGTTGCTGATATTGCTCCAGACAATTGGCTTCATATATCGTAGTACTCGTTGCAAAGTGTTACTTTGTTCTTACAAGTCTCCGGAAGATCCAGATGCAATCGTCTCCCTAATCTGCAACAGCAAACTTCTGTCAACATCCGAATCACCAATCTTCTCTAGCAGAATTTGTTGGGTTCGATAATGATGCCTACATAACACATGGGATTCAAAGTCTGTAAAGAAAATATTAAGCTAATGGGTTCATCCTTTGGTCTTATAAATCAGAGTAGAAGTATAGAAACAGTGTATTGACTTGAAAAGTTAATTTACAAGCATGTGGATACATCCTAACCAGGAAGGCACCAGCAAATTTTAAATATCCATGCAAAACTAATGGAGAAAGAAAGCAGAATACATGACTGCGTGCTGTTGTCTCCTTGAGTTTCTGTAGCAAATCATCCGTCTCCTGCAATCAGCATTTCACAGTGTTTTCACTCAAGAAACCCGTGTATTTAAAATATGCCTGATTCATTGTAACACCTTTGGTATTAATTACGGTCATTGAGGTTGGACATGCCATTATCATGCATGATCATGTTGTTAGGATTACATCTATGAGAATGAAATGACAAGAAGTAATTACACATTCTTTCTAATATAGGTCTTCAAAGAAAATGTGGTTTGCAAAGTgaaaatgtcttcaaattttgtaAGTCAAGATGTTAATGCCTAGGTTGATCATAATTAGGAATAGATTGCACTACACAACCATGAACTATGTTTACCTCTATACCCCAGCCATcaacaacaaatgcacccagacaAAAGCCATCCGTTGTTGAGAAAACATGAGCTTCACGAATGTTCAGTCCAACTGCAGACAGCAAAGCAGATAACTACAAAACAACAGCGTGAACAAAATTTACACCTAAGTAATATGGAAGGTCATTCATCTGAAGCCTAAACGAAAATCACATAGAACATGGATTGTTGTTCTAAGTCTTACCTCAGCTAGGAGCTTTGGCTTGGCAATGGAAGAAACAATAATTTCATGAATCACTATGTCCCTCCTGTGGATATTTGAATGTCAATTGTGGCGGTGTCAGGAACCAGACACCATAAAAACATATCTCAAGCAATTTAAGAGGATGGTTTCCAAAAGGGAAATTCGAAATACAGCACTTGCCAAACTGGTGGGAAATAGCACGAAGAAGTAAAATATTCCCCCAAAGGGAGGTTCCAAATACAGCAGTCTTCCAAACTGGTCAGAAATAGAACAGAGAAGTAAAATATAAAAGTGGGCGAGGAAAAAAGGCCAATCATTTTACAGGTCTGAATTGATAATTGATAACCTAGAAGTTTGTGTTCATGATCAATCAAATTATAACAATCAGATCACATGACACTTGAACACTGCAGTGATGGTGACTACAAAAGGTATCATTCAGCAACTCTTCCCACTGAACTATGGTTGCAATGACTCTGAAGTAGAGAAATACCTCGCAGAACTGTCCTCAGAGTCATCCACAACATTTCTTGTCTCCAAACTCAGGTCCTCCATCATCCTTTCATTTGGTTCAGATCCCCTAAATTCAGTTTGTCTGTGCAGTTATATAGTATGCATATTGACGTACCTTTTAGCATAGCAGGTAAGACATAACACCGTAAAATACTCATATGGGTTAAAGCCTGCACCTCCTCTTCAAGAAGCGGACATGGAAGATGGGGCGCTTGTCGGGGTTGTTGGCGCACTCGTCGAGAATCCTGCAGTGCAGCAGCACGTCCTCCGGCTTGTCGACGTCCAAATCGATGGAGTAGCTGCTAATATAATTGCTGGGAAATGGAAGTCAACCGTACCAAGCATGCAGATGCAggtgaggagagagagagagagagagagagagagagagagagagagagagagagagagagagagagaagctaAGAGAGATGAGATGACGCGCTGACCTCGCCGGCAGGCGCTCGAAGTGCCAGTGGAGCTGTTCGCTGAAGGCCGATGGGTCTGAGACGACCTCCTCGATTCCCTTGGCCATGAGACggtccaagatctccttccggATGTCAGTGTACCCACCGCCCGATGAGCCTCCTCGGTTTGCAGTGGCGGCGGATGGCCAGGAGCTCTCCTCGATGTCATCGTCTTCCATCGTGTAGAGCTAGACGTCCGGCACCAAGGGCTAGGATTTAagaatgcggcggcggcggcggcggcggagggacaGAGTCCGATGGCGACGGCGAAATGGGCGGGCGGGGGATTCCGAGCCGTGGCACCGTAGTTATAGAGAGGCGGGCGGTGGGGGCATGCTGTTTGGTACTTGCCGGTgacgtcgccggccggccggccggctggcgATGCAGGTGCCCCCTCGGTTTCCACGGCTCCTGGTTCAGGTTGTAGGCCCTCGGGCACAACCACAAGTGTGGACAGACTTGGCAGTTGGCT
This sequence is a window from Panicum virgatum strain AP13 chromosome 7K, P.virgatum_v5, whole genome shotgun sequence. Protein-coding genes within it:
- the LOC120642184 gene encoding serine/threonine-protein kinase STY8-like isoform X6 gives rise to the protein MEDDDIEESSWPSAATANRGGSSGGGYTDIRKEILDRLMAKGIEEVVSDPSAFSEQLHWHFERLPASNYISSYSIDLDVDKPEDVLLHCRILDECANNPDKRPIFHVRFLKRRQTEFRGSEPNERMMEDLSLETRNVVDDSEDSSARRDIVIHEIIVSSIAKPKLLAELSALLSAVGLNIREAHVFSTTDGFCLGAFVVDGWGIEETDDLLQKLKETTARSHIRETIASGSSGDL
- the LOC120642184 gene encoding serine/threonine-protein kinase STY8-like isoform X7; the encoded protein is MEDDDIEESSWPSAATANRGGSSGGGYTDIRKEILDRLMAKGIEEVVSDPSAFSEQLHWHFERLPASNYISSYSIDLDVDKPEDVLLHCRILDECANNPDKRPIFHVRFLKRRGSEPNERMMEDLSLETRNVVDDSEDSSARRDIVIHEIIVSSIAKPKLLAELSALLSAVGLNIREAHVFSTTDGFCLGAFVVDGWGIEETDDLLQKLKETTARSHIRETIASGSSGDL
- the LOC120642184 gene encoding serine/threonine-protein kinase STY8-like isoform X8; translation: MEDDDIEESSWPSAATANRGGSSGGGYTDIRKEILDRLMAKGIEEVVSDPSAFSEQLHWHFERLPASYSIDLDVDKPEDVLLHCRILDECANNPDKRPIFHVRFLKRRGSEPNERMMEDLSLETRNVVDDSEDSSARRDIVIHEIIVSSIAKPKLLAELSALLSAVGLNIREAHVFSTTDGFCLGAFVVDGWGIEETDDLLQKLKETTARSHASLSNPTNSAREDW
- the LOC120642184 gene encoding serine/threonine-protein kinase STY8-like isoform X5, which translates into the protein MEDDDIEESSWPSAATANRGGSSGGGYTDIRKEILDRLMAKGIEEVVSDPSAFSEQLHWHFERLPASNYISSYSIDLDVDKPEDVLLHCRILDECANNPDKRPIFHVRFLKRRQTEFRGSEPNERMMEDLSLETRNVVDDSEDSSARRDIVIHEIIVSSIAKPKLLAELSALLSAVGLNIREAHVFSTTDGFCLGAFVVDGWGIEETDDLLQKLKETTARSHASLSNPTNSAREDW
- the LOC120642184 gene encoding serine/threonine-protein kinase STY8-like isoform X4, translated to MEDDDIEESSWPSAATANRGGSSGGGYTDIRKEILDRLMAKGIEEVVSDPSAFSEQLHWHFERLPASYSIDLDVDKPEDVLLHCRILDECANNPDKRPIFHVRFLKRRGSEPNERMMEDLSLETRNVVDDSEDSSARRDIVIHEIIVSSIAKPKLLAELSALLSAVGLNIREAHVFSTTDGFCLGAFVVDGWGIEETDDLLQKLKETTARSHVFCFLSPLVLHGYLKFAGAFLVRMYPHACKLTFQVNTLFLYFYSDL
- the LOC120642184 gene encoding serine/threonine-protein kinase STY8-like isoform X2, translated to MEDDDIEESSWPSAATANRGGSSGGGYTDIRKEILDRLMAKGIEEVVSDPSAFSEQLHWHFERLPASNYISSYSIDLDVDKPEDVLLHCRILDECANNPDKRPIFHVRFLKRRGSEPNERMMEDLSLETRNVVDDSEDSSARRDIVIHEIIVSSIAKPKLLAELSALLSAVGLNIREAHVFSTTDGFCLGAFVVDGWGIEETDDLLQKLKETTARSHVFCFLSPLVLHGYLKFAGAFLVRMYPHACKLTFQVNTLFLYFYSDL
- the LOC120642184 gene encoding serine/threonine-protein kinase STY8-like isoform X3 encodes the protein MEDDDIEESSWPSAATANRGGSSGGGYTDIRKEILDRLMAKGIEEVVSDPSAFSEQLHWHFERLPASYSIDLDVDKPEDVLLHCRILDECANNPDKRPIFHVRFLKRRQTEFRGSEPNERMMEDLSLETRNVVDDSEDSSARRDIVIHEIIVSSIAKPKLLAELSALLSAVGLNIREAHVFSTTDGFCLGAFVVDGWGIEETDDLLQKLKETTARSHVFCFLSPLVLHGYLKFAGAFLVRMYPHACKLTFQVNTLFLYFYSDL
- the LOC120642184 gene encoding serine/threonine-protein kinase STY8-like isoform X1, which produces MEDDDIEESSWPSAATANRGGSSGGGYTDIRKEILDRLMAKGIEEVVSDPSAFSEQLHWHFERLPASNYISSYSIDLDVDKPEDVLLHCRILDECANNPDKRPIFHVRFLKRRQTEFRGSEPNERMMEDLSLETRNVVDDSEDSSARRDIVIHEIIVSSIAKPKLLAELSALLSAVGLNIREAHVFSTTDGFCLGAFVVDGWGIEETDDLLQKLKETTARSHVFCFLSPLVLHGYLKFAGAFLVRMYPHACKLTFQVNTLFLYFYSDL